The genomic segment AAAATaacttgtttatattttattattttagagGCAATGATAACTGCTGAGACAATTATGTGGAATTAACTATGTTCTATGGAAGGGGGTCTGCAAATGGGTGGGAAAAGTCAACTTACCATTCCTCAtagttatattatatataaaataagtcTTTTAGGATAACAGGccacatgaaaaataatttcttgCTCCAGATCTACTGTTTAAGTGGACCACTAATGAGCATTAACAATACTTTTTCATTAGCAGTATTTTTAACGGTACTCTCTATGGAGATAATCAGCTCTGCAGTTAAGTTAAGGGGTGGTTGCATTAAGACTCATCTAAGGCTGCCTTGTTCAGGGCGGTAATACAAATTCACCTTGCTGGCATCCATTTTTCATCATAGACATACGGTACAGCTTCTAGTTTCCTCTatgactgtgtttgtttcagcGCTGTGTGGCTTTACTTTCAGTTCCACATCTTATAACTTTTCCAACAAAGCCCGACAGCTGAACTCTGTCAATGTATTAAAAAGCACTGAGAAAGTTCAGGGTGTCTCTCCTGCCCGTCACTTCAGTGAGAGGCAGGACTTGTATAACTGATCCATCTGGATGTGAATTGCAGTCAGTGTACTTTGTTTAAAAGTCAGCATCCTCGTCTTGCATTTCCTCCAAAGATCTGAGGTAATCTCGAGCCAAGATCTTCTTAGGCAGGATATCTGTCGGTTAAAAAGACTGTGTTAAACTTATGACTGTTTGACTACTTGGGTGTACGATATCCTTCCTGTTAATGGGAGAGAGCAGACATCGGCTCACAACATCTGAAACGTCAGACATTATCCACATCCCACTTATTCCATGGTTGATAGATCAAGCAATGCAATAACAACAGTTTATTTCAGGGGTCTCAACTGCTACAACTAAAAAAATCAATCCTCCAAAAGTCTGGTCAAAGGTGTGATGatggaaaaacaacacacacatccagtgaAAACAATCTAGAATGGGTGAGGGATCAACAAAACattcaggagagagaaaatctgTACACATAAAGTTCCAGCTACAGAATTGATCCCCCACTGATGTTTCTAGCACATTGTTTTAGAGAGGTGCCACATTAATAACGTTTGATAGGATGATCACACCAGCACTGATATAAACTCAGAGGGGTTCCAGGTGACACTCGTGTGTCAGTGTTACAGGGTCAGATCTGATGCTTCACCTCCGTCAGACAGCAGCCGCATCTCACCTGTGAGAAAGTGTAAAGTCTCGGTCTCCTCCGCGTTGTTAGCCAGGTCGCTGTAGGACAAGGACTTGGTTTCCTTCCCGGATCCGTTGTTGAACGAAGAGAGAGCGAGATGCTGCACAAACAGCTCCTTCAAcaacaacgacaacaacaacacaacaagtcAGCAGAGGAGAGACTCACAACGAGCTGCCCCTGGAGCTCAAAGAGAAGCCTCCAGAGGCTAGCGGGGCTAACCCcagttagcagcagcagcaggtgggtGATCTGAGTTAGCATCGCGGGGGTATTAGCTTAGTGAGCATCAGCTTACTGTGGCCTTGGTGGTGAGGACCAGAGCGTCCTGGTTGATGCTGGAAACATCCGGGGAGCTCTTCATGATCAGCCTCACCCTGGAGATGGGGAGGGAGATGGTCTTTTTGAGGTCGTCTTTATTTTGAGACATTTTCACGAGGACGCGTCGCCGCTCAGCCGGAACTTCTACTATTGTTTTGAACACTGACGCGTTAATTCTCCCCCTTCAGTGGAACTGTAAACTGTGGTAGTAGCGGCTGTCAATGTGGattgctgccccctgctggaccgGAGGCGCGTTAATCTGAaaaccattttgtttttatattttggtcaagttatattaaataatataattatatgaaATGATGTCTTAGATAAGTTCAGGTTGAAATGTTGAAAGGCATGTTCTGGTTTATTGCTTTTGTATTTGAATACAAAGTTggattctgtttttgtttgtgtttcccctTACATTGTGTTCTAGTGTGTCAAAACGATTTTCATTGAGTTTCTAAAGTGTCCAACTGAAAGCTTAGAAGTAACAAATTCTCATCGTGTTCAAAATAATTTAAGTATTTAATGGAATCATTCTTGCAAAACAAAATCTCTAAGAGCCACTATGtataagatataaaaacaaatctgttgaAGGTTATTTACAAATGCCCACTCTGTATACATAGTGTCTCTTTCactatgttaaaaaaaactatctcaataaaataactttaaataaaataaattcagaatTTCCTTTCACCTCCACAAAACTGATGCGCGGGGTCATCCGGTCCAGCGGCGGCGCTCGACTCCGGTCCAATCCCAATGCACCGAAGAAGAGCGGACGACACAGGCCAGcgcacaagaagaagaaacactggCGCTCAGCAATGGCGGTGGTCTggtgacacaaaaacaaaccagtgtGTTAATGCGGTTGTTAGGATCGTCAGCGGCCTCATGTCGTAGCTGGTCGTGTGggtgtgtctgcagcagagaggaccCCGCGTCTCCGTCTCCTGTTCTCGGACACTGATGTCAAACTGCTCGCTGCTGCTCATTGTTCCGCACTGAACCGAACGCGTCTCTCCGCGCCGACGATGCCGCTGGGTCTGAAGCCGTGCTGCGCCGTCTGCAAGACCAACTCCTCGTCTATGTGGAAGAAGGGGAACCAGGGGGAGATCCTGTGTAACAGCTGCACCGGGAAGAGCAGCGTCGGGGGCagcgcaggaggaggaggaggaggaggaggaggaggctgcggTGGAGGCGCTGGAGGAGCATCGGGACCCTCCATGTCCTCCAGCATTCTGCCCAGCAATGGCGGAGGGAAGCAGGTTGGTTCCTCTATAGAGATGCGTCTCTCCAGCACAATCAAAAGAAAAGAGCTGCATATTCGAGGTGTTGGTGGATCGTGATGGTGgaggcagctgatcgtggactgtGTTTACAACAAGACTCACATACTCCACCATTACTGACAGTAACTCTTcaattcatttgtcattgctgctcccttcatcgcTATCAGATATTGTCTTATGTATAAATGTTTAAACACTGACTCACCTTTCCATTGGGTTACAAACTTCTAACAATCTAATCGATGTTGTAAggactgttattttgttgatgtgttccgTTCCATCTGTTACACTTCCGTCTGTCCTGGGACAGGGAtcctcacatgtgtctctctgagTTTTCTACGTTTTTTCAACTGTTAAtagtttgggtttttttgtagtttttcctgactcttgttgagggttaagaacagaggatatTGCACCTTGTTATgatctatgagacaaattgtggtTTGTGAATATAGGCTAAACAAAtccaatttgattgattgatttgaatgTGAATAGACAGTGATGCAAAATGTTTCTCTTGTATAGAGAAAACTGTTATTTTGATGATTGGTAGAAATTAAAGTACTGTAGTCTAAGAAACAATAGCTACACTGTAGAACATTTGAAGTATAATTTATTTACctgatgtgtgttgtttttatgtctttAGAGCAAGCAGGAGATCCACAGGAGGTCTGCACGGCTGAGAAGTACCAAGTACAAAGCTCCTGCATCTGAGAAGAAAGTGTCCACTAAGGGAAAAGGAAGAAGACAcatatttaaacttaaaaacGTAAGACTTGTATTTGATTTGTCAGctttatgatgatgattatttctGTTATTCTGTCTATGAGTTTATGCATttaactgttgtgtgtgtgatttctttaCTCAGCCAATCAAAGCACCAGAATCAGTTTCAACAATCATCACGTCCGAATCTGTATTTTATAAGGTATGGTGTTTATTCTTACCAAGgaaaaatcatttcatttcaatatcAGAAATGATCACACTGATTATCAGCATTTCCTCATCTTCTAGCAGCTTTAACCACCTTTGTCGACCAGATTTCCTGTGTATTCATCATCTATCTTTGTCTTTGTACCAACAGGGAGTTTATTATCAGACAGGAGACGTGATCAAAGTAACAGACGAAGATGACGGGAAGCCGTACTATGCTCAGATTCGAGGCTTCGTTCAGGACCAGTACTGTGAAAAGAGCGCAGCACTGACCTGGTTAATTCCCACACAGTCCAGCCCAAAGGACCAGTTTGATCCCGCGACATACATAGTTGGTGAGCAATGCAAAATGAGAAACGAGTTATGATATTTTTCTGCCTGTAGTTTCACTTATTTTTtgggtctgtgttttttttgtgatccAGGTCCAGAGGAGGATCTCCCCAGAAAGATGGAGTACCTTGAGTTTGTGTGCCACGCCCCCTCTGAATATTTCAAGTCGTGGAGCTCGCCCTTCCCCACCATCCCGATCCGACCAGAGAAAGGCTACATCTGGACCCACATAGGAGCCGCACCGGCCATCGCTGTCAAAGAGTCTGCGGGGGGAAGCAGTTAACAACAGGACTCTGATATGAACTCGCTCTGTTGCTTTTAAACagacatttgtatatttatgtaatataataaaacaaaaatggttGTGAAACCATTGACACTGAAGAAACCAGCTGTAACCACATTTCAAAAAGCTTCAGCATTGGAATATTACTTTTGTATTTAGTAATTAAAACAATCTTGTTTCCACTGTCTTGTTTGTGATtgtttaaaaatatacatttatttaaaagttgaaaatcTCTGTGCACAGCAGTGCTTCTCCTTGGTGCCAGCCAGTGCAAGACCAATCACAataagaaagtaaaagaaatcCACCAGGATTGACATTAATAATAAAGCTTTTACAAAACACTTAGTTGTTGCTGAATATtgttcaacctttttttttctcactactttagatgaaaagtaaatgaataattatGTGCAGTCTTTGCcctttttccattatttttttgCTCCaaagttgaaatgttttatggtcacgATTCATCAGCCTTGTTCTGGGATCAATGATTTTTATAAAAGattttctgaaactgaaaatgtacacgattttttttcttcctgaacTGCAGCCATTCTACAGGTGAGCAGCCACTGTTACGCAGTTCTACAAATGTCACTGATCAATCATATCA from the Paralichthys olivaceus isolate ysfri-2021 chromosome 20, ASM2471397v2, whole genome shotgun sequence genome contains:
- the gatad1 gene encoding GATA zinc finger domain-containing protein 1 gives rise to the protein MPLGLKPCCAVCKTNSSSMWKKGNQGEILCNSCTGKSSVGGSAGGGGGGGGGGCGGGAGGASGPSMSSSILPSNGGGKQSKQEIHRRSARLRSTKYKAPASEKKVSTKGKGRRHIFKLKNPIKAPESVSTIITSESVFYKGVYYQTGDVIKVTDEDDGKPYYAQIRGFVQDQYCEKSAALTWLIPTQSSPKDQFDPATYIVGPEEDLPRKMEYLEFVCHAPSEYFKSWSSPFPTIPIRPEKGYIWTHIGAAPAIAVKESAGGSS
- the chrac1 gene encoding chromatin accessibility complex protein 1 — translated: MSQNKDDLKKTISLPISRVRLIMKSSPDVSSINQDALVLTTKATELFVQHLALSSFNNGSGKETKSLSYSDLANNAEETETLHFLTDILPKKILARDYLRSLEEMQDEDADF